The Kineothrix sp. IPX-CK genomic interval CGACCCCCTGCTTGCAAGGCAGGTGCTCTCCCAACTGAGCTATGCCCCCGTTTCTGGCAGCCACAGTCGTGCATTCCGCCAGTGGGCTTAAGTGGACTCGAACCACCGACCTCACGCTTATCAGGCGTGCGCTCTAACCGGCTGAGCTATAAGCCCAAAGTCAAGTCTTTACAGCCTTCACTTTGCTCTTTCTTCTTTTTACAAGTGTTTTTTACTTGTTACAAGTGTCTTTTACTTGCTACAAGTGTCTTTTACTTGTTTTTATCTGGCAGCCACCTGCTCTCCCATGCCGTCTCCAGCATAGTACCATCGGCCGCTTAAGTCTTAACCTTCGTGTTCGGGATGAGAACGGGTGTCTCCCCTAAGCGCATCGCCACCAGAATCTTCGTGCTGATAAATCTGATTAAAATCAGATCGGGATTGCAGATTTAAGGACAAATGGATGGGAGAACTCGTTTTCCCAGACTTTTTTGCTTAAATCTATTAGCGTCTTCGACGCGACCGAGAGGCTATGCCTCAAGGTGCAATCCTTCCAGAAGGTACACATCTCTCAGGGCGAACCCTTTCCACATGTTCCTTCTTTGCTATTCCCTGTCTTTTTAACAGGCAATACCTTTCCTTAACAGCTAAACAGTAATACAACCCCTACTTCTTCTTCCTTAGAAAGGAGGTGATCCAGCCGCACCTTCCGATACGGCTACCTTGTTACGACTTCACCCCAGTTATCAGACCTGCCTTCGGCTGCTCCTCCCCTTGCGGGTTAGGTCACAGACTTCGGGCATTTCCGACTCCCATGGTGTGACGGGCGGTGTGTACAAGACCCGGGAACGTATTCACCGCGACATTCTGATTCGCGATTACTAGCGATTCCAGCTTCATGTAGTCGAGTTGCAGACTACAATCCGAACTGAGACGTGTTTTTTGGGATTTGCTCCAGGTCACCCCTTCGCTTCCCTCTGTTCACGCCATTGTAGCACGTGTGTAGCCCAAATCATAAGGGGCATGATGATTTGACGTCATCCCCACCTTCCTCCGGGTTATCCCCGGCAGTCTCTCTAGAGTTCCCATCTTACTGCTGGCTACTAAAGATAAGGGTTGCGCTCGTTGCGGGACTTAACCCAACATCTCACGACACGAGCTGACGACAACCATGCACCACCTGTCTCTGGTGCCCCGAAGGGAATAGGATGTTACTCCTACGTCACCAGGATGTCAAGACTTGGTAAGGTTCTTCGCGTTGCTTCGAATTAAACCACATGCTCCACCGCTTGTGCGGGTCCCCGTCAATTCCTTTGAGTTTCATTCTTGCGAACGTACTCCCCAGGTGGATTACTTATTGCGTTTGCTGCGGCACCGAAGGTTTAATAACCCCCGACACCTAGTAATCATCGTTTACGGCGTGGACTACCAGGGTATCTAATCCTGTTTGCTCCCCACGCTTTCGAGCCTCAACGTCAGTTACAGTCCAGTAAGCCGCCTTCGCCACTGGTGTTCCTCCTAATATCTACGCATTTCACCGCTACACTAGGAATTCCACTTACCTCTCCTGCACTCCAGCCGGACAGTTTCCAAAGCAGTCCCGGGGTTGAGCCCCGGGCTTTCACTTCAGACTTGCCCTGCCGTCTACGCTCCCTTTACACCCAGTAAATCCGGATAACGCTTGCCCCCTACGTATTACCGCGGCTGCTGGCACGTAGTTAGCCGGGGCTTCTTAGTCAGGTACCGTCATTTTCTTCCCTGCTGATAGAGCTTTACATACCGAAATACTTCTTCACTCACGCGGCGTCGCTGCATCAGGGTTTCCCCCATTGTGCAATATTCCCCACTGCTGCCTCCCGTAGGAGTTTGGGCCGTGTCTCAGTCCCAATGTGGCCGGTCACCCTCTCAGGCCGGCTACTGATCGTCGCCTTGGTAGGCCTCTACCCCACCAACTAGCTAATCAGACGCGGGTCCATCCTGTACCACCGGAGTTTTTCACACTGTCTCATGCGAGACCGTGCGCTTATGCGGTATTAGCACCTATTTCTAAGTGTTATCCCCCGGTACAGGGCAGGTTGCCCACGCGTTACTCACCCGTCCGCCACTAAGTACCTAAGCTTCCATCCGAAGACTTCCGCTTAATTACTCCGTTCGACTTGCATGTGTTAGGCACGCCGCCAGCGTTCATCCTGAGCCAGGATCAAACTCTCATGTTCAAAAGTTCTCTCCGATCCAAGATTAACTTTGGCTAATCTTTTCCCGTAGTCATTCCGGGTTTTCTCCGCTCTTTACGAGCTTCCTCTTCCCGTTACGACTTTTACTGTTTTTTAGGTTGCATCCTTTCGGATGCCGTTCTCTGAATTTTCATTCATGATACTGCATGTTCCCCTTCCGGGGCATGCTCTCATTTAAGAATTTTCAGGGTTGCATTACTGTTTATTTGTCAAGGTTCTGCCCGCTGCCGCTCTGTCATTCTTCGTCGGCAACGAAAATGAGTATATCATTCCTAAATACAAATGTCAATCATAAATCTAACAAATTTTACAAATTTTTTGAACATTATACAAAAAAGCCCATTTTATGCGGATTTTGCAAAATACAAATTACGATAAGATCCCGAAAAACAATGACAGACCATCATGTTCTATCAACAAAGTAGTCTGTCACTAATAATTGCAAAATAATTTTGCCGCTATATATACTTATTATATATATGATTATTTTATTTTTCTGTTACTTAGTCAGCATTAGCTACGGCTGAATCTGTAGCATCGGCTGAAACATCCGAAGCAACAGGGTCGGTCAAAGACTCCTCCCCTAGCGCCAAAGCAACAGACCATATGGCATTTGCTTCCTGCTCTGAGACTTCTCCTACCAAAACAAGATCCTTCGTATCTCCCACACCTATCGTTCCCATAAAAGTAGATAGGTCATTGAGAAGTATTGTAGTCAACGCATATTCCGGTTGTCCGCCGTTAACAGATATTTTGAATTTGGCCCCGGTAGAAGCCATGTTCACATCTATATCCTGCTGAGTTGTATTCTTCATTTCAAAGTTGAGAACCAAAAATTTATATCCGCTTTCGGCACTCATGGCATAAGATGCTTCTTCAACATTTTCATCCGGATAAACATCCGTTAATTCATAGTTAATATATTTTACTTCCACACCTTGTATTCCACAAAAACCCTGATCACTATTATTCGCTTCAACAGCTGATGTATTCGCCGTCCAAGTTTCTTTCTGAAGTACTTGAGGCTCTTGTTCTATCTCGCCGCTTTCCGCCCTCTCTTTTTCCGAAGTTTTTCCCGCCGCTTCCGGTTCCTCTTCTACCAGTCTGTTTTCATAATTCTGATCATATTTCAACAATAATCCCGCCGCATATTCCACCACCTGCGCATTTTCTTCTTCCGTCATTTCGGGAACGGATTCTCCACAGGCCGTCAGCATCAAAGACATCGCAGCCACTAAAACAATTCCTATCTTTTTCCCTCTTCTCATGTTAACTCCCATCTGCTTATGTATATACAAGCTCACATATTGCTCCTATTATACATCATTTTGCAGATTCTGAAAAGCCCTCTTGTTTATCTCGCTGCTAATTCGAACCAAAATTCTACACCATTATCGTAATTCATTACACCGCATTCCTGATTCATGGATTCCATAATAGCCTTTACGATTGATAAGCCCACTCCGCTTCCTCCATACGCCCGCGTCCTGGCCTTATCTACCTTATAGAATTTTTCCCATAAATGTGAAAGGCTGTCCTGCGGAATCTGCTCTCCTGTATTAAAAACAGAAATTCGAACCTTGTCCTCCATTTTATTCAGCTTTATATCGATGATCTTTTCACCCGCCACATGGTTCATGGCATTGCTGAAATAATTTGCAAATACTTCCTCCGTCTTGAATTCATCCCCCCATACGAAAACGGATTCCTGTTCATGGAAATACACCGATATTTCCTTTTGTCTGGTCAATATTTCCGCCGACTGGATATAGGTTCTTATTAACGCTGCTATATCAAACCGCTCCATTGATACTACGTCATTGCCGAATTCCAGCTGGTTCAGCGTAAGGAGCTTTTTGACCATCGTATTCATCTTGGCGGACTCATCGATAATTACATCACAGTAAAATTCCCGGCTTTCCGCATCGTCGTTTATTCCTTCCTTCAGTCCCTCCGCGTAGCCTTGTATTAAAGCTATGGGAGTTTTCAGCTCATGGGAAACATTGGCCAAAAATTCCTTGCGCATTTCATCTATTTCATTTTTCTTCTCTATATCCTTCTGTAATTCATTATTAGCCGTCTTTAATTCTGAAATCGTGGCTTCAAGAGTATTTGACAGCTCGTTAATATTATTTCCCAGCAATGCAATTTCCGTCTTGCTCTTTCCATAATATTTGGCATCGAAATCGAGATGTATCATCCGTTCCGAGATGTCCGCCAGCTCCAATATAGGCTCGGTTACCTTTCTGGATACCATTAAAATAACGATTCCGCTGACCACCGCCGCACCTATACCTACATAGGCAAGAAAACGATTGGCAATGGATACGCTGTCCTGTATTCCCTCCAAGGCGCTGCGGAGAAGAAAGATATTGCCGTTATCCAAAACGCCCCACATTTCTATATATTCTGTCATCGTTCTGGAATCGGTCATCCTTTGTACCGAATAAAGACTGTTTTCCTCCAAGACAATGCTGTTATTACTGCCTGAATTAAAAAAATTGTCCCATAAGCGTCTGCTCATGGTCTCGGGGTCACTGCTGAAGGTTATCCTCGTCTGGGAATCCGCATCCAGTACGATTAGATTGATATTATATTTTTCGGCAATTCTCTGTATCTGTATTCCGAATTCTTCAGTCAAAATATTCCCTGCACTGGCCGCCTTATTAATTACGGAATATGCATTTTTGAGCGCATTCATCTTATTATTCAGATAATATTCTCCCAAAAATGTACTGTTAATAAACCAGCACAACAATATAGTAGCTGTCATCAATCCGATAAAAATTATCGCAAACTGTCTTTTAATAGAATATTTCATTTTTATCATTCCGCCTTAACTGCTTTTTCACTCCGTTTCGAATTTATAACCCATTCCCCATATCGTTTTTATCAAATCGCCCTTCTCCCCCATCTTGCTTCTCAGCTTTTTTACATGGGTATCAATTGTCCGCGCATCGCCGAAATAATCATAGTTCCAGACATTATTTAAAATCTTTTCTCTGGAAAGAGCTATACCTCTGTTTTCCATAAAGTAAGCGAGGAGCTCAAATTCCTTATAGCTTAAATCTATCGCTTTATTATCGATTATAACGATGTGTGCGGCCTTGTTCATCTGAATACCGCCGGCCTCCATGACTTCATCCGTATTCGTCTGATTGGTCCGGCGTAAAATAGCTTCTACTCTCGCCACCAGTATCTTAGGACTGAAGGGCTTTGAAATATATTCATCCACTCCCAGCTGGAACCCCTGCAATTCATCCCGCTCATCCGCTTTTGCCGTAAGCATAATGATAGGGACTTTAGAATATTCTCTCACTTCCCGGCACACTTCCCAGCCATCCATCTTAGGCATCATAACATCCAGAATGATGAGCGCAATATCCTTCTGTTCAAAAAAAATATCGAGAGCGTCACTTCCGTCCTCCGCCTCTATCACATCATAATTATTTTTAACAAGAAAATCTTTGACTAACTTCCTCATTCTGCTTTCATCATCTACAACCAAAATTTTCAGCTTGTCCATAATATCGCCGTTCCTTCCTATTCATTATTTCTCAGTATAACCAATAAATATGTAAAAATTGTGAAGCACTTTTTATATCATATATTATTATAATATAACAAAGGGAAGCCTTCACCTCCCTTTGTTGTTAAAATATGTATATTTTATAGTTTGAATATTTCCATATGCTCTTCCAGTTTATCGGAAATCTCCTTCAACCGTTCCGCATTATCAGAAATGTCACCAATTATAGCACTTACCTCTGTTACCGACGCGGAGGTTTCCTCCGTGCTGGCCGCATTTTCCTCCGCAATAGCCGTCAGGTTCTGCACAATATCCACAACGCTTACACGCGCTTCGTCCAATTGCTTTGTTCTGTCGGCAATAGCCGTCACTCCGACTGCCGAATTGCTTATGCCCGTTTTGACCTGCTTGAAGACATCATTTGTCTTATTGACATTTTCACTCTGCTGACCGATGACCTCTTTTACCGAATTCATCGTCTCTACCGCATCCTGCGAATCGCTGATAAGGGAACTTACGATCATCTCTATCTGCCTTGCCGATTCATCCGACTGCTCCGCCAACTTCTGTATCTGAGCTGCTACCACTGCAAAGCCCCGGCCCTGTTCGCCTGCCCTCGCCGCTTCGATGGACGCA includes:
- a CDS encoding HAMP domain-containing sensor histidine kinase — protein: MKYSIKRQFAIIFIGLMTATILLCWFINSTFLGEYYLNNKMNALKNAYSVINKAASAGNILTEEFGIQIQRIAEKYNINLIVLDADSQTRITFSSDPETMSRRLWDNFFNSGSNNSIVLEENSLYSVQRMTDSRTMTEYIEMWGVLDNGNIFLLRSALEGIQDSVSIANRFLAYVGIGAAVVSGIVILMVSRKVTEPILELADISERMIHLDFDAKYYGKSKTEIALLGNNINELSNTLEATISELKTANNELQKDIEKKNEIDEMRKEFLANVSHELKTPIALIQGYAEGLKEGINDDAESREFYCDVIIDESAKMNTMVKKLLTLNQLEFGNDVVSMERFDIAALIRTYIQSAEILTRQKEISVYFHEQESVFVWGDEFKTEEVFANYFSNAMNHVAGEKIIDIKLNKMEDKVRISVFNTGEQIPQDSLSHLWEKFYKVDKARTRAYGGSGVGLSIVKAIMESMNQECGVMNYDNGVEFWFELAAR
- a CDS encoding response regulator transcription factor, whose protein sequence is MDKLKILVVDDESRMRKLVKDFLVKNNYDVIEAEDGSDALDIFFEQKDIALIILDVMMPKMDGWEVCREVREYSKVPIIMLTAKADERDELQGFQLGVDEYISKPFSPKILVARVEAILRRTNQTNTDEVMEAGGIQMNKAAHIVIIDNKAIDLSYKEFELLAYFMENRGIALSREKILNNVWNYDYFGDARTIDTHVKKLRSKMGEKGDLIKTIWGMGYKFETE